One region of Primulina tabacum isolate GXHZ01 chromosome 1, ASM2559414v2, whole genome shotgun sequence genomic DNA includes:
- the LOC142555528 gene encoding lignin-forming anionic peroxidase-like, with protein sequence MLASSSSFGKLLKLVSLVFLLYSMSCEAQLSTTFYATTCPNALTTIQNSIRQAVSRERRMAASIIRLLFHDCFVQGCDASLLLDETSTIQSEKTAFPNVNSVRGFEVIEAAKSAVEAICPGVVSCADVLAVAARDSSVLVGGPTWAVKLGRRDSTTANRAQANSDLPGPSSNLDVLISRFANKGLNERDMVALSGSHTIGQAQCVTFRARIYSNGTERIDAGFASTRRRGCPQSGGDTNLAPLDLVTPVSFDNNYFKNLIQLKGLLHSDQVLFNNGSADSIVSEYSRNPQTFNNDFASAMVKMSDISPLLGTNGIIRKVCRSIN encoded by the exons ATGTTGGCTTCCTCGAGTTCATTTGGGAAGCTGTTGAAGCTTGTTTCActtgtatttttgttgtataGCATGTCATGTGAAGCACAATTATCCACGACGTTTTACGCCACAACGTGCCCAAATGCGCTTACCACCATCCAAAATTCCATCCGACAAGCCGTATCCCGTGAACGTCGCATGGCGGCCTCGATCATTCGTCTACTTTTCCACGATTGCTTCGTCCAGGGCTGTGATGCATCGCTACTGCTGGATGAGACCTCTACCATTCAAAGTGAGAAGACTGCGTTCCCTAACGTTAATTCTGTGCGAGGCTTCGAAGTCATTGAAGCCGCAAAGAGTGCGGTTGAGGCTATATGCCCTGGAGTCGTTTCTTGTGCTGACGTACTCGCTGTAGCAGCCCGCGATTCATCAGTTCTC gtTGGAGGTCCAACATGGGCAGTGAAACTTGGGAGAAGGGATTCAACAACAGCCAATCGTGCACAAGCAAACTCAGATCTTCCCGGCCCTTCTTCAAATCTTGACGTTCTTATATCAAGATTCGCAAATAAAGGACTTAATGAAAGAGACATGGTTGCCTTATCAG gaTCGCATACAATAGGTCAAGCCCAATGTGTCACTTTCCGAGCTCGTATCTACAGCAACGGAACCGAGCGCATAGATGCCGGCTTCGCCAGCACACGTAGACGGGGATGCCCACAAAGTGGCGGTGACACTAACTTGGCGCCGCTCGATTTGGTGACGCCGGTTTCCTTTGATAATAACTACTTCAAGAATTTGATACAACTAAAAGGACTTCTCCATTCGGATCAAGTTCTTTTCAATAACGGATCCGCAGACAGTATCGTATCTGAATACAGCAGGAATCCTCAAACATTTAACAACGATTTTGCAAGTGCCATGGTCAAAATGAGTGATATTTCCCCGCTTCTCGGAACAAATGGAATCATCCGAAAGGTATGTCGGTCGATCAACTAA
- the LOC142555538 gene encoding uncharacterized protein LOC142555538, with protein sequence MAAEEQQNFDPQFAAQPRSPTQVFPPTLPQYPEMILTAIEELNEKNGSNKTSISKHIESSYGNLPPAYSTLLTHHLNRMKSSGQLVFFKNNYLKPDPNSPPRRGRGRPPKPKAPLPPGTVLPPPRPRGRPPKSRDTSDHPPPPKRNPASATTSMSGRKRGRPPKAAAEQVPTDTPSTSATGGEPRARGRPPKAAAVQVTTGIPALSTTGGQPRGRGRPPKVKPAVAAPVGA encoded by the exons ATGGCGGCTGAAGAACAGCAAAATTTCGATCCCCAATTCGCAGCTCAGCCTCGGTCTCCGACTCAAGTTTTTCCACCCACGCTGCCTCAGTATCCAGAG ATGATCTTAACAGCTATCGAAGAACTGAACGAGAAGAACGGCTCGAACAAAACTTCGATCTCGAAGCACATAGAATCCAGCTACGGAAATCTCCCACCCGCTTACTCCACTCTCCTCACTCACCATCTCAACAGGATGAAATCTTCAGGCCAGCTCGTGTTTTTCAAGAACAACTACCTTAAACCCGACCCCAATTCTCCACCTCGCCGCGGTCGCGGGCGTCCCCCGAAACCAAAGGCTCCGCTTCCTCCGGGAACTGTCCTACCACCGCCGCGTCCCCGGGGACGCCCCCCCAAATCCCGTGATACTTCCGATCATCCGCCACCTCCCAAACGAAATCCAGCTTCTGCAACAACTTCAATGTCGGGGAGAAAACGCGGGAGGCCGCCGAAGGCTGCGGCGGAGCAAGTCCCTACCGATACCCCCAGTACCTCTGCAACTGGAGGAGAGCCACGGGCGCGTGGCAGACCGCCGAAGGCTGCGGCGGTGCAGGTGACTACCGGTATCCCTGCTCTCTCCACTACAGGAGGACAGCCGCGAGGACGTGGCAGGCCGCCAAAGGTGAAACCGGCTGTAGCAGCGCCGGTAGGGGCTTGA
- the LOC142555549 gene encoding cysteine-rich receptor-like protein kinase 43, with protein MSKSKSFLQKLVNPFRALARKDQNGADLEEIAAQAHKQFSFETLSKATNNFHPDHKLGEGGFGPVFKGKLADGRVIAVKKLSQRSSQGKKEFENEANLLALVQHRNVVNLLGFCVKGAEKLLVYEYVANESLDKLLFKSHGREVLDWDRRRDMITGIAKGLLYLHEDAHCCIIHRDIKASNILLDEKWEPKIADFGLARLYPEDQTHINTRVAGTNGYMAPEYLMHGNLSVKADVFSFGVVVVELISGQKNSTFNRDPDSQSLLEWAYKLYKKNRSIEIVDPTLAPSSDRDQISMFIQIGLLCTQSDPQTRPDMRRVVILLSRKPTVLDDPLRPGYTDSRYRKPHKAVTSSSKTGSSGESNSKSFGSTTGSQTVTATASTSRFMSEKLNSKKGKQPMQN; from the exons ATGAGTAAATCCAAAAGCTTCCTCCAGAAACTGGTGAACCCCTTCAGAGCACTGGCAAGAAAAG ATCAAAACGGAGCGGACTTGGAGGAAATTGCAGCACAAGCACACAAACAGTTCTCTTTTGAAACCCTTTCAAAAGCAACCAACAATTTTCATCCTGATCACAAGCTTGGGGAAGGGGGATTTGGCCCGGTATTCAAG GGTAAATTGGCtgatgggagagtgatagctgTAAAGAAGCTGTCACAGAGGTCAAGTCAGGGGAAGAAAGAGTTTGAAAATGAAGCAAACTTGTTGGCCCTTGTGCAGCACAGGAATGTGGTGAACCTGTTGGGCTTCTGTGTGAAGGGTGCAGAAAAGCTTCTTGTTTATGAATATGTTGCTAATGAGAGCCTTGACAAACTTTTGTTCA AGTCTCACGGACGAGAAGTGCTTGATTGGGATCGAAGGCGTGACATGATAACAGGCATTGCAAAAGGTTTGCTTTACCTTCATGAGGATGCTCACTGTTGCATCATACACCGAGATATCAAAGCTAGCAATATTCTGCTCGATGAAAAATGGGAACCAAAGATTGCTGATTTTGGCCTTGCACGTCTCTATCCCGAAgatcaaacacatattaacaCTCGTGTAGCTGGTACCAA TGGCTATATGGCACCAGAGTATCTCATGCATGGTAATCTCTCTGTAAAAGCTGATGTTTTCAGCTTTGGTGTTGTGGTTGTTGAGCTGATCAGCGGACAGAAAAATTCCACGTTTAATCGAGACCCTGATTCCCAAAGCTTGCTCGAATGG GCATACAAACTGTACAAGAAAAATCGAAGCATTGAAATTGTTGATCCTACACTGGCACCATCATCGGATAGAGATCAAATATCAATGTTTATACAGATCGGATTACTCTGCACCCAATCAGATCCACAGACACGTCCCGACATGCGACGCGTAGTCATATTATTATCAAGGAAACCAACTGTTCTTGATGATCCGTTGAGACCTGGGTACACTGATTCCAGGTACAGAAAGCCTCACAAAGCGGTTACTTCATCTTCCAAAACAGGAAGTTCTGgtgaatcaaattcaaaatcCTTTGGCTCTACGACAGGTTCACAAACTGTGACAGCGACTGCAAGTACTTCGCGGTTCATGAGTGAAAAGTTAAATTCGAAGAAGGGAAAGCAACCTATGCAAAACTAA